The Streptomyces sp. 11x1 genomic sequence ATGACCGCCTGGAGTCGCTTGGGTGCGGTACGACCAGGGCGCTTAAGATTCTGCATGGGATTCTCCCCCTCGGGCTGGGCCGTGAAGGCACTGCGGCCTCGACCACAGCAAGCACTTCCCGCCCCGTCTCGGAGGTAATCACGAGATCATCACGAAGCCTGTTCGGGTGCTGTGGTCTTCGTCACATGCCGCTCGCAGGTGCCCCAGATGGTCCGGCTGTCACCCGTATGGCTCACAGGCGGTTCTCGGGCACATCACGAACCGGGCATGACCTGCGCCGCTCAGGTATCGGAGGCGATCAACCGCCCTGTAGGTTCTTGCGCCATGGAGGAGCTGGACCGACAGATCGTGCAGCTGCTCGTCGCGGACGGGCGGATGAGCTACACCGACCTGGGCAAGGCCACGGGCCTGTCCACGTCGGCGGTGCATCAGCGGGTGCGCCGACTCGAGCAGCGTGGCGTCATCCGGGGCTATGCCGCGGTCGTCGACCCGGAGGCCGTCGGGCTGCCGATGACCGCGTTCATCTCGGTCAAACCGTTCGATCCCAGCGCCCCCGACGACATCGCCGAACGCCTCGCGGGCGTCCCGGAGATCGAGGCCTGCCACAGCGTCGCCGGCGACGAGAACTACATCCTCAAGGTCCGCGTGGCGACCCCGCACGAGCTGGAGGAGCTGCTGGCGCGCCTGAGGTCGCTCGCCGGCGTCTCGACGCGGACGACGGTGGTGCTGTCCACTCCGTACGAGGCCAGGCCCCCGAGGATCTGACCGCCGCGGCACGGCCGCCGCCCGACTTCTCCTCGACCGCCTGCCGCCTGCCGCCTGCCGCCTGCCGCCTGCCGCCTGCCGCCTGCCGCCTGCCGTTTGTCTGGCATCTGTGCCGTCTGCCGGTCTGCCGCTCGTCGGTTCACTGCCGACTGCTCATCGCTGTGGGCAGTCGTTCCGGGCGATGGGGGCACCTCCCGCTCGAGCGAAGTCGAGAGTGGGGAGGGGCGGGCGCAGCCGACAGCACCGGGTGCCTCGAAACACCGGCCCAAGTACGTCGCGGCAGCCGCCGCACGCGAGACTGTCCCCATGAGCGATCGCACAGCCCCGTCGAACACCGTGTTGCTCCGCGGTGGAGAAGTCCACAGCCCCGCCGACCCGTTCGCCACCGCGATGGTCGTGGAGCACGGCCAGATCGCCTGGGTCGGCTCCGAGGGCGCCGCCGACGCCTTCGCGGCCGGCGTCGACGAGGTGGTCGATCTCGAAGGGGCCCTGGTCACCCCGGCGTTCACCGACGCCCATGTGCATACCACCGCCACCGGCCTCGCGCTCACCGGCCTCGACCTCACCGCCGCCCCGTCCCTGGAGGCCGCGCTCGTTCTCGTACGGGAATTCGCCGCCGCGCGCCCCGGCGACCGCGTCCTCCTCGGTCACGGCTGGGACGCCGCCCGCTGGCCCGGGGGCCGCCCCCCGACCCGCGCCGAACTCGACGAGGCCACCGGCGGGCGCCCGCTCTACCTGAGCCGGATCGACGTCCACTCGGCCGTCGTCACCACCGCCCTGCTGGACATGGTCCCCGGCGCAGACACCTTCGAGGACGGCCCGCTCACCCGCGACGCCCACCACGCCGTACGCGCCACCGCCCTCGGCGCCATCACCCCCGCCCAGCGCATCGAGGCCCAGCGCGCCTCCCTCGCCCACGCCGCCTCCCTCGGCATCGGCTCGCTGCACGAGTGTGCGGGCCCCGAGATCTCCTCCGAGGACGACTTCACGGGGCTGCTGCGGCTCTCCGCCGAGGAACCCGGCCCGCGCGTCGTCGGCTACTGGGCGGAGCGCGACGTGGAGAAGGCGCGAGCCCTCGGCGCGGTCGGCGCCGCCGGCGACCTCTTCGTCGACGGCGCCCTCGGCTCGCACACGGCGTGCCTGCACGAGCCGTACGCCGACGCCGACCACACCGGCACGGCCTACCTGGACGCCGTCGCCGTCGCCGCCCATGTGATCGCCTGCACCGAGGCGGGCCTCCAGGCGGGCTTCCACGCCATCGGGGACGCCGCGGTGGCCGCGGTGGTCGAGGGTGTGCGGATGGCGGCCGAGAAGGTCGGCCTGGCCCGGGTGCGGGCTGCCCGGCACCGGGTCGAGCACGCCGAGATGCTCACCCCGGACACCGTCGCCGCCTTCGCCGAACTCGGCCTCACCGCTTCCGTCCAGCCCGCGTTCGACGCGCTGTGGGGCGGGGAGGAGGGCATGTACGCCCAGCGGCTGGGCGTCGACCGTGCCCGCACCCTGAACCCGTTCGCGGCGCTGCTGCGGGCCGGGGTGCCCCTGGCGTTCGGGTCCGACAGTCCGGTCACGGCTCTGGACCCCTGGGGCACCGTCCGGGCGGCGGCCTTCCACCGCACGCCGGAGCACCGGGTCTCCGTGCGTGCCGCGTTCACGGCGCACACACGGGGCGGCTGGCGGGCGATCGGACGCGACGACGCGGGCGTCCTCGTGCCGGGCGCTCCCGCGGACTACGCGGTGTGGCGCACCGGCGACCTCGTCGTCCAGGCCCCCGACGACCGCGTCGCCCGCTGGTCCACCGACCCTCGCTCCGGCACCCCCGGCCTGCCCGACCTGAGCCCCGGCTCCGACCTGCCCGTCTGTCTGCGGACCGTGGTCGCGGGGCGCACGGTTTTCGTACGGCCGGGCGAGTGATCTCCCGGGGGACGCGGAGCCGATCATGGCCCGCCGAGGCACCGCGCGACCTGCGCATCCTCCCCTCCCACCAGGCATGAGAGGCAATCTCCGCAGGTCAAACGGTGGTTGACAGTTGGCGGCAGGGGGCGGGTAGGTTCTGCCGGGTCCACCACCGGACGTCCGACCGGGGAACTTCCGCGCGGTCGCCGAAGCGCCGCTGGGTCAGGGGCGGTGTGCCGCACCGGCGCACCCTCACTGGGAGCCAGGCCCAGGGTCCGCGCTCCGGCGAGGGAACGTTCCGGCCCGGTCGGGTAGGTGCGACCCGGGTGGGGCCCGGACGCTCAGTAGACAACGGCTTTCGGTCGACCCGCAGCCAGCGGGCCCCAGGTCGGCCCGAAGGGCGTCGGGCCCCCATCCGTCGCAGGTGATTCCCCCCTCCGCCCGCGGCCTCGCAGGTCGTGCGAGGTCCTCTCCGGCGGCGCACGGGCTACGCAGAGCGCGCTCCCGCACACCCCCTGTTGAATCGACACCCCTCTGGACACCGGCCGACACTCCATCGCAGGCCGTGGCCACTATGGTGGTCCCCTGCGTACGGAGGACTTGAAGGGGCAGCAGTGAACGACGGCGACGGGACCCTCGCGGCTCAAGGCCAGGAGAGGCGGTTCGGCCCGCTCGGCACGGCCTTGGTGATCATCCCGACCTACAACGAGGCGGAGAACATCAAGGCGATCGTGGGCCGGGTGCGCAAGGCCGTTCCCGACGCGCACGTCCTGGTGGCCGACGACAACAGCCCCGACGGCACCGGCAAGCTCGCCGACGAACTGGCCGTCGAGGACGACCAGGTCCAGGTGCTGCACCGCAAGGGCAAGGAGGGGCTCGGCGCGGCCTATCTCGCGGGCTTCCGCTGGGGCATGGAGAACGGCTACGGCGTCCTCATCGAGATGGACGCCGACGGCTCGCACCAGCCCGAGGAACTGCCCCGGCTGCTCACCGCGCTCAAGGGCGCCGACCTCGTCCTCGGTTCCCGTTGGGTGCCGGGCGGGCGCGTCGTGAACTGGCCCAGATCCCGCGAGTTCATCTCCCGCGGCGGCAGCCTCTACTCCCGGGTGCTGCTCGACGTCCCCGTGCGTGACGTCACCGGCGGCTACCGGGCGTTCCGCCGCGAGACCCTCGAAGGGCTCGGCCTCGACGAGGTCGCCTCGCAGGGGTACTGCTTCCAGGTCGACCTCGCCCGCCGCGCGATCAAGGCGGGCTACCACGTGGTCGAGGTGCCCATCACCTTCGTCGAGCGCGAGTTGGGCGACTCCAAGATGAGCCGGGACATCCTCGTCGAGGCGCTCTGGCGGGTCACGGCGTGGGGTGTCGGGGAGCGGGTCGGCAAGGTGCTGGGGCGGGACGGGAAGCTGCCGGGGCGGGACGACCGAAAGCCCTGATCTCCCCTTATCCCGTGCTGAGCCCGGGCCAGGCACACTGGGAGCATGACGACTGGCGTTCCGTCCTCGACCCACCCTGTCCGGCCCCGGCGTTCCCGGCTGCGCACGTTCCTGCCGCTGGGCGTCGCC encodes the following:
- a CDS encoding Lrp/AsnC family transcriptional regulator; this encodes MEELDRQIVQLLVADGRMSYTDLGKATGLSTSAVHQRVRRLEQRGVIRGYAAVVDPEAVGLPMTAFISVKPFDPSAPDDIAERLAGVPEIEACHSVAGDENYILKVRVATPHELEELLARLRSLAGVSTRTTVVLSTPYEARPPRI
- a CDS encoding amidohydrolase, which produces MSDRTAPSNTVLLRGGEVHSPADPFATAMVVEHGQIAWVGSEGAADAFAAGVDEVVDLEGALVTPAFTDAHVHTTATGLALTGLDLTAAPSLEAALVLVREFAAARPGDRVLLGHGWDAARWPGGRPPTRAELDEATGGRPLYLSRIDVHSAVVTTALLDMVPGADTFEDGPLTRDAHHAVRATALGAITPAQRIEAQRASLAHAASLGIGSLHECAGPEISSEDDFTGLLRLSAEEPGPRVVGYWAERDVEKARALGAVGAAGDLFVDGALGSHTACLHEPYADADHTGTAYLDAVAVAAHVIACTEAGLQAGFHAIGDAAVAAVVEGVRMAAEKVGLARVRAARHRVEHAEMLTPDTVAAFAELGLTASVQPAFDALWGGEEGMYAQRLGVDRARTLNPFAALLRAGVPLAFGSDSPVTALDPWGTVRAAAFHRTPEHRVSVRAAFTAHTRGGWRAIGRDDAGVLVPGAPADYAVWRTGDLVVQAPDDRVARWSTDPRSGTPGLPDLSPGSDLPVCLRTVVAGRTVFVRPGE
- a CDS encoding polyprenol monophosphomannose synthase — protein: MNDGDGTLAAQGQERRFGPLGTALVIIPTYNEAENIKAIVGRVRKAVPDAHVLVADDNSPDGTGKLADELAVEDDQVQVLHRKGKEGLGAAYLAGFRWGMENGYGVLIEMDADGSHQPEELPRLLTALKGADLVLGSRWVPGGRVVNWPRSREFISRGGSLYSRVLLDVPVRDVTGGYRAFRRETLEGLGLDEVASQGYCFQVDLARRAIKAGYHVVEVPITFVERELGDSKMSRDILVEALWRVTAWGVGERVGKVLGRDGKLPGRDDRKP